Part of the Candidatus Protochlamydia phocaeensis genome is shown below.
GCAAGCTTGGATGACTTCTACGCCTTTAATGCGATTCAGCCACATGTACCAGTCGGAAACGGCAAATTGGCTATCTAAGTAGACTTTTACAAGATAGCCTTTAAGGTCCTTATGGCCTGTCACAATGGCATTAAAAGGACGATTGCGACGAGTAATGCTAAATCCAGCTCCGACAAAGGTTTCTTCCGAAAGCGTAACGCGCTCTCCATGAAAGAGCTGATCGAGTTTTTTCTTGATTGGATGGTTAATTGGCAAAAAATAAGGCTTTAACTGTGCCCACAGCTCAATTGGAACATAAGGATTATAAGCATAATCGGTTGTTCTAGACTTATCTTTCCTTCTCTCAAGCAATCCTGTTACAGGTTCTGCTACTTCAAAAACTTCCTCTGCAGAATCTTGAGCGGGCAAGAAAGGCTGAACGCTGCCGAATAAAATACAAATTAAAAGAAAGAGCTGTCGCATATGCATGGCGTGTGGAATTGAAATATAAAATTGAATACGATCTTTTCTAAGCTTGTATTGGCTTCTCTAAATAAGCTTTTTTCATAGCAAATATTTATAATTAAAAGATAAAAAAAAAGATATATTCCAGATATAGGCATTAGCAGTTTTAAGAATCTTCTTAGAGATAGGCAAATCAATGAAAAGAATGCATGGCTTTTTTTTATCGGTTTTGCTGTTTCTATGCATGCCTCTTAAGGCATTTGCAGGTGGAAGTCCGTCTGTCCCGGTATTATTTATCCCAGGATATGCAGCTTCTTCGCCTGTTAGAGGGGAAATAATGTCTTTTGTTTTTAATCGAGGATTTCCTCCTGAAAAGCTCAAACTATCCCCTTCCTATGATACGTTAGTGCGTACTTTAAAAAGAGCTGGATATAAGGAAGGCAAAACTTTTTTCGGGGCGGTTTTTGATTGGCGCATGACAATTGCTCCGTTGGATGGACAATTTGATGGAATGCTCAGTCATTTAACGGCTGAATTATTGACGAGTGAAAATTATTCTTATGCCGTCAATTATCTGGGCTATTGGCTAGCTCAGGCGGTCCAAGCAAATCCAGGCCTCGAATATGTCGATATTGTCACGCATAGTACAGGCGGACTTATTGCCCGGGCGTATATTCAAAGCCCGGCCTATGGGGCTTTATATAGGGATAAGCAAGGGATTGTTAGACAGCTTCCTAAAATTCGCTACTTGATTTTAGGCGCCTGCCCTAATGAGGGAACTGTCCATACATGGCGTCCTTGGAATGGAGATTTTCAAGATGTTTTGAGTGGATTCATCCCTACAACAGAAATCGAAGGTCGTCTAGCTGCAATTGCATTTAGTGCGGTTACTTTAGGCAAAGACATTTCAGGGCCAGATTATACAATTAATCGAGACTCCATCTTAGCTGTAGATGAATCAGGTCGGCTCATTCCAGATGAGACTCAATTTTTCCGCCTGTATGATCCCATGCGCCAGTCTTTAATGCCGACTTATAATTTCTTGCTTACGCCAGGAGGGACGGCTCTTTCTAATCTCAATGATTATCCCGCTTTGCGATCGAATTTACTTTTGGACTTGAATGCCCTATCTGTGCCCGGAAATAATCCTTGGCTATTTCGCGTAGGAACAGCGACAGGGCAGGGTGGAGCCATAGCGACCTATGCAATAGGCGCACGGGAAAAGACCAGCTTTTTAGACTTTATCATTCCCGGACGCATCAATCAAAATCCCTTTATTTCCACTCTTACCACTGTGATCCAACTAAGCAATCAAGAAGGAAATTATCTTCCTTTATTAGGATTGCTCAAATCAAAGCCATCCGTAATTTCCATTTCTCGTTCTCCTTTTTTTCGAGTCGGTGACAAAGAAATTTCTCAGCCTCTATCTGGGGATGGGAATGGCGCCTTTTTTTCCCTTCTTAGCACCTTTGCCGGAGATCCAAACATTACATTGGTTCAATGGGGAAATGGCACTCCTCCAGCCAATATACCTGCAGAGTTGGTTTGGACAAAGGAAACTAATTTTCCCGTTTATCACGTCGTGTTTTTCTTTAATCCTGATGTAGCCGCCTTTGTAGCAAGCACACTTACGGGCGGGCAGGTTCTTCCCGAATAAGCTTAACAGCTTTTCTTAGCGTTATAGAACCAGTGGCATTCTCACTGATCCTATAGACTTAAATTTTTCTATTTTTTTTAGTTAATAATATTAAAGTTTTTTAATAAACAATAACTTATTAATTGTGTTTGTTTTAAATTATTGTTTATTAATAGCTGAATGGTTATAATTGTCTTTTAATTTGTTTGTTGATTATTTTTAATAAAAAGAGAGATGTATGTCTGTATTAAATGATTTAAATCGATTAAGTAATTGTAGATATTCTGTTTCTAATTACAATGAAAATAAATCTGCTGTTTTTAATTTTTTACATAAAATTAAAGGAAATGCAGACATAAAAGCATCTGAATTAAAAAAAATACTGACAGTGATTGATCCTATTTTAGAGAAGTTAAGCGATAATCAAGTCCAAATTAAAAATGAAAAATTGAAGGGAAAATTAACGTTTTCTTTGATTTATCAATTTAAAATCGCCGTGCACTTTTTTAAAAAACTGTTTTTTGGCGATCATCGCTTGCATCACTTGCAAGCGATGAGAAATGAAATTGCCAAGGAAAGTAAATTGACAAATTTTAAAAAAACAACAGCACTAAACAAATTTCGCACGATCGTAAAAAAATTACAAAAAAATATTGCTTGTGGAGTTCTTGTTCCCAACTCTATGCTTTTGGATAAAAACTATTGGATGGAAACCCTAGGAATGGAACTTATTATTGGCAAGGAGAGAATTAGAGGCCATCTTTATACAGGTTACCTAACTTCAGGGGAAAACTATCTAAAAAAATGGCAGACAGAGAAAGATGAGAGGGGCGTTTCCTATCACGAACAGTATTCTTTTCAAGACTATCTCAATGCCATTGTCATTCCGAGACTTAATCCAGATGAACTGAAAGCTTTTAGAGAAAAAATTTCCGTCGTTGAATATTATACTCCTGCCGAATTAGCTTCTTTGGAAGCGCAATTTGATCAGAG
Proteins encoded:
- a CDS encoding esterase/lipase family protein, giving the protein MKRMHGFFLSVLLFLCMPLKAFAGGSPSVPVLFIPGYAASSPVRGEIMSFVFNRGFPPEKLKLSPSYDTLVRTLKRAGYKEGKTFFGAVFDWRMTIAPLDGQFDGMLSHLTAELLTSENYSYAVNYLGYWLAQAVQANPGLEYVDIVTHSTGGLIARAYIQSPAYGALYRDKQGIVRQLPKIRYLILGACPNEGTVHTWRPWNGDFQDVLSGFIPTTEIEGRLAAIAFSAVTLGKDISGPDYTINRDSILAVDESGRLIPDETQFFRLYDPMRQSLMPTYNFLLTPGGTALSNLNDYPALRSNLLLDLNALSVPGNNPWLFRVGTATGQGGAIATYAIGAREKTSFLDFIIPGRINQNPFISTLTTVIQLSNQEGNYLPLLGLLKSKPSVISISRSPFFRVGDKEISQPLSGDGNGAFFSLLSTFAGDPNITLVQWGNGTPPANIPAELVWTKETNFPVYHVVFFFNPDVAAFVASTLTGGQVLPE